From the Nodularia sp. NIES-3585 genome, one window contains:
- the aroC gene encoding chorismate synthase: MGNTFGHLFRITTFGESHGGGVGVVIDGCPPQLEISAEEIQLELDRRRPGQSKITTPRKEADTCEILSGVFAGKTLGTPIAIMVRNKDTRPQDYDEMAQTYRPSHADATYDAKYGIRNWQGGGRSSARETIGRVAAGAIAKKILRQVANIEIIGYVKRIKDLEGVIDPNTVTLEQVESNIVRCPDAECCDRMIELIEQIGREGNSIGGVVECVARNVPKGLGEPVFDKLEADIAKGVMSLPASKGFEIGSGFAGTLLTGIEHNDEFYIDENEEIRTVTNRSGGIQGGISNGENIVLRVAFKPTATIRKEQKTVTKEGEETVLAAKGRHDPCVLPRAVPMVEAMVALVLCDHLLRNHGQCQVL, from the coding sequence ATGGGCAACACATTCGGGCATTTATTTCGCATCACCACATTCGGAGAATCCCACGGCGGCGGAGTGGGGGTTGTAATTGATGGCTGTCCTCCACAACTGGAAATTTCCGCCGAAGAAATTCAACTAGAGTTAGACAGAAGACGACCAGGGCAAAGTAAAATTACCACACCCCGTAAAGAAGCCGACACTTGCGAAATCCTGTCTGGAGTATTTGCGGGTAAAACCTTGGGAACACCCATAGCCATTATGGTGAGAAATAAAGACACCCGTCCCCAAGACTATGACGAGATGGCACAAACTTATCGCCCATCCCATGCCGATGCAACTTATGATGCAAAATATGGGATTCGTAATTGGCAAGGTGGCGGCAGGTCGTCAGCGCGTGAGACAATTGGGAGAGTTGCAGCTGGTGCGATCGCTAAAAAAATTCTCCGTCAAGTTGCTAATATTGAAATCATCGGTTACGTCAAGCGCATCAAAGACTTAGAAGGTGTAATTGATCCTAATACTGTCACCTTAGAACAAGTCGAAAGCAATATTGTACGCTGTCCCGATGCCGAATGTTGCGATCGCATGATTGAATTAATAGAACAAATAGGTAGAGAAGGTAATTCCATCGGCGGTGTAGTGGAATGCGTAGCGCGGAATGTCCCCAAAGGTTTAGGCGAACCAGTATTTGATAAATTAGAAGCCGATATCGCCAAGGGTGTAATGTCTCTCCCAGCTAGTAAAGGCTTTGAAATTGGTTCAGGTTTTGCCGGGACACTATTAACAGGAATTGAACATAACGACGAATTTTATATTGATGAAAACGAAGAAATTCGCACCGTCACCAACCGTTCTGGTGGCATTCAAGGGGGAATTTCCAACGGCGAAAATATTGTTTTGCGAGTTGCATTTAAACCCACAGCCACCATTAGAAAAGAGCAAAAAACAGTTACTAAAGAAGGGGAAGAAACAGTATTAGCAGCCAAAGGCAGACATGATCCTTGTGTATTACCTCGTGCAGTTCCAATGGTTGAAGCGATGGTAGCATTAGTATTGTGTGACCATTTATTACGCAATCATGGGCAGTGTCAGGTATTGTAA
- a CDS encoding bestrophin family protein: MIVEKPNWLQVALQIKGSVVPAIFPRLMLCSGLGFIVSVIHYYGYDLPQQVFSSVISNVAYNLVLGLLMVFRTNTAYSRYWEGRQIWGTIVINSLNLGRKIRLLILEKEPVDVEKKTASVKLLSAFSIATKLQLRRLPVNRELETLLTPAQYLEIKDAKSPPLRIALWIGDYLKQQQNQNLITIFELIAMNTALDNMVEGFIGCERILTTPVPLAYTIYLKRVLLIYCLILPLQLVHNLNWWTAPIVAVISFILLGVEEIANQIENPFGLEPNDLPVDQICTKLVTNLQDLMSANLNLE, translated from the coding sequence ATGATTGTTGAAAAACCCAATTGGTTGCAAGTGGCTTTACAAATAAAAGGTTCAGTAGTTCCGGCAATTTTCCCCCGACTAATGTTATGTAGTGGATTAGGATTTATCGTATCTGTAATTCACTACTACGGCTATGACTTACCACAACAAGTTTTTAGTAGTGTAATTAGTAATGTAGCCTACAACCTTGTCTTAGGCTTATTAATGGTATTTCGTACAAATACAGCATATAGTAGATATTGGGAAGGTCGGCAAATCTGGGGAACAATAGTTATTAATAGTCTAAACTTAGGGAGAAAAATCAGGTTATTAATTTTAGAAAAAGAACCTGTAGATGTAGAGAAAAAAACAGCATCCGTCAAATTGTTAAGTGCCTTTTCCATAGCCACAAAACTACAATTAAGACGCTTACCCGTTAATAGAGAATTAGAAACCTTACTTACACCAGCACAATATTTAGAAATCAAAGATGCAAAAAGTCCACCCTTAAGAATTGCCTTATGGATTGGCGATTATCTCAAACAGCAGCAAAACCAAAATCTGATCACAATATTTGAACTAATAGCCATGAACACCGCACTAGATAACATGGTAGAAGGATTTATCGGTTGTGAACGAATTTTAACAACACCCGTCCCCTTAGCTTATACAATATATCTCAAGAGAGTTTTATTAATATATTGTCTAATATTACCCTTACAACTTGTACATAACCTAAATTGGTGGACAGCCCCAATCGTTGCCGTAATCAGTTTTATTTTGCTAGGCGTAGAAGAAATTGCCAATCAAATAGAAAACCCCTTTGGACTCGAACCCAACGACTTACCAGTAGATCAAATTTGCACCAAATTAGTCACAAACTTACAAGACTTAATGAGTGCAAACTTAAACCTGGAATAA
- a CDS encoding DUF29 domain-containing protein, with amino-acid sequence MSKETGYEQDFLLWTEQQAELLKKGHWAELDIKNLVEEIEALGRSELKELGSYLQVLLMHLLKCQYQPERRTKSWDNTLSNCRNQIQDCLEDTPSLRRYLQDSVWREKYYRRACRDAAKETQKSGETFPAECPFTIEQILDPSFLA; translated from the coding sequence ATGAGTAAAGAAACTGGTTATGAGCAAGATTTTCTGTTGTGGACGGAACAACAAGCCGAGTTGTTGAAAAAAGGACATTGGGCTGAGTTAGACATTAAAAACTTGGTAGAGGAAATAGAGGCTTTAGGGCGTAGTGAACTGAAAGAACTCGGCAGCTATTTACAGGTGCTGTTAATGCACTTACTCAAATGCCAGTATCAGCCAGAACGCCGAACCAAAAGCTGGGATAATACCCTTTCTAACTGCCGAAATCAAATTCAAGATTGCTTAGAAGATACTCCCAGTTTGCGGCGTTATCTTCAAGATTCAGTGTGGAGAGAAAAATACTATCGTCGTGCTTGTCGAGACGCAGCTAAAGAAACTCAAAAATCAGGAGAAACTTTTCCGGCTGAATGTCCGTTTACAATTGAGCAAATTCTTGACCCCAGTTTCTTAGCTTAA